One stretch of Desulfonatronospira thiodismutans ASO3-1 DNA includes these proteins:
- a CDS encoding Ig-like domain-containing protein, whose amino-acid sequence MSFEFHTDIEISVGTRFNELFTDTEELYTHYEVWTGRIDEEGRVVDGNSLGWLSIEELADIAVSYDQINHNSLYVRGREEEIGTGDWHHNDWRGGDYFDFPGPPEIEFHTDIDISMETSFAELFTDEDDTATWYQIWTGEMDEEGVVQGSLVDTEAGRGWVQAEDLDELMVTGDQVGHNTIYVRAHSPELGLRDWEHNDWRGEEFFEFPEPWDYELTIEQSYAIEDTPLDQMFSITPPSGVKDDEIWLQVKVDGEPLQTSLGGGWVRGDQLDQEVFPVADAGKEISVVPYYKGEMHEDDEVSWEVRDESPGSISGEIVLDNEGVDRDVEVTVEANGEAVTLEILEGETGAEYIIEGLEAGNYEVSAEVTGDAVGAYEIDNGVLEDITVEAGEVNDGNDFNLVSLPGSIAGTVSIFDVEGEADPEAAIEITVSAENGETYEYIIETADDDGQSEYAYLLEGVYAGTYTVTASVDGYELAEEQQVQVGAGEEVEDIDLTVTAIDDPEYTVTFIEDEEVEDWTVTVYSDEERTEEVGSADAGDEEPFYQAAKDLKDGEYWFTVELDGYQDYEGDFEVDGQEKTVDFELDALASDLWAWMWEAEYDPEEEDYLVTFDIDNDGAVDTENLEITISLDDEEIYFDDETVISAGETYEGEFWLGEYYDLENLVPGQEYTLTLEVQDDYDSDEDSETFTAFAEPAYFAVVSVDADPIDQGEEASVSVDIENTGGEEGTQDIVLTIVVPEADDIVVTEEDFTIGAGETETVEFTDIDTTGLDAGDYDIQVATDDETETFDNALTVEAVVENLTVDTTSPEDGDTDVEVDTDITVTFDQNIQLLDTGWEHITLSGTALSEDEVSVEDNVLTITPDEALAYDTEMTVEVGEDAVGWEGDEDVKLEEAYDFSFTTEQEPVTYTVTFSEVEEVDDWTVTVYADEERTEEVGSAEAGDEEPFYQAAKDLKDGEYWFTVELDGYQDYEGDFEVDGQEKTVDFELDELTSDLWAWMWEAEYDPQEEDYLVTFDIDNDGAVDTENLEITISLDDEEIYSDDETVISAGETYEGEFWLGEYYDLENLVPGQEYTLTLEVEDDYDSDEDSETFTAFADPAYFAVVSVDADPIDQGEEASVSVDIENTGGEEGTQDIVLTIVVPDAEDIVVTEEDFTIGAGDTGTVEFTDIDTTGLDVGDYDIQVETDDETETFTDALTVVDVEEPYFQIETLELEEFWDFQTGTANVQVVNQGQEGVRDISLTVDGDVIEVWEDVELSKGERWNQEVDIDPDELDLDTGWYNLELDTEDDQESLYFQIKESPEYITVFETTPEKGDKNVSIDTDIEVIFDQDIQLLDAGEIEITADEESFDFTASVTDDVLTITPDEDFAYDTEITVVINTDAVAWDLNPGVTLEEDFSFIFTTEEGPVVDDITVDGPDSLTIPSEGVTMGEYSAVVFDQFGDEMPDEEVIWSLEDLGDLEGISIDENTGEVTVSTEAYEAFEEGDSFTVVATSETDEEIYETMEVDLELEDLVVTTVNVDGPGTILIPEEGETEVVTYEAEVLDQYGAQMEEEVTWSLDQEVDGVTIDDGVITVTHDADPDEEFTVIATSVSDEDVTGEFEVSLTDEAPAVDSIVVEGDETVVVPSDGENSYTYTATVFDQFGDEMPGEDVSWILEDLGDLEGISINDIGLVTVSADAYEAFEEGDSFTVVATSETDSTVTETMAVDLELEELRVDQVEIVEGPDSMEIPPSDEEPNTATYTATVFDQYGAEMDEDVIWSLEEEITGITIDDGVVTVSTDAYDEFEEGDTFTVVATSETDSTVTETMAVDLELEELRVDQVEIVEGPDSMEIPPSDEEPNTATYTATVFDQYGAEMDEDVIWSLEEEITGITIDDGVVTVSTDAYDEFEEGDTFTVVATSETDSTVTETMAVDLELEELRVDQVEIVEGPDSMEIPPSDEEPNTATYTATVFDQYGAEMDEDVIWSLEEEITGITIDDGVVTVSTDAYDEFEEGDTFTVVATSETDSTVTETMAVDLELEELRVDQVEIVEGPDSMEIPSDDEPNTGEFTVSVLDQYGTEMEDVEVTWNILEDIDGVSIEDGTVTVTAAAYEEADSFTVEVSANGETDTQVVDLELEELRVDDFSLFVEDINAGEEPVLEFTDAVDQYGADLEGDYTADITINGDEYIDVTLSFSEGAATFEDATSIEEANDYTATATIGDITNDYTFTVEQLATLDITDITIDPEEPTEGDEITVSGNVFVDIADAQNVTVSLTITDDESEVVFSAEKAWEEITMGESEEFEFTWDEDVEVGDYEILIEANADNAVEVTETESVTVSEVPDFNVIEADDEPASVSQTLIGTDDQIDVFVFNFESDGNNAFAKFAESIIQNYNYDDGDIILLVDQMDSLDEVSHVSTDSVRNVDEGAIINFFEDPGDPDQSILIEDAEVDTPFGATLQNVVDVRFEVEKNEVIEEMGLNTYIEELIAA is encoded by the coding sequence ATGTCATTCGAATTTCATACCGATATTGAAATCTCCGTAGGCACTCGGTTCAACGAATTGTTTACGGACACGGAAGAACTTTATACCCATTATGAAGTTTGGACCGGTCGTATCGATGAGGAGGGGCGTGTAGTTGATGGCAATTCTCTTGGCTGGCTGTCAATAGAGGAGCTTGCCGATATTGCTGTCAGCTATGATCAGATTAACCATAACTCTTTGTATGTCCGGGGCCGTGAAGAGGAAATCGGTACAGGGGACTGGCATCACAATGACTGGAGGGGTGGAGATTATTTTGACTTTCCTGGTCCCCCGGAAATCGAATTTCATACCGACATAGATATATCCATGGAAACTTCTTTTGCCGAACTCTTCACCGATGAAGACGACACTGCAACCTGGTATCAGATATGGACCGGCGAGATGGACGAGGAAGGTGTGGTCCAGGGTTCCTTGGTGGACACTGAAGCCGGTCGTGGCTGGGTCCAGGCTGAAGATCTGGACGAGCTTATGGTCACCGGCGACCAGGTCGGACACAACACCATTTATGTGCGGGCTCACAGTCCTGAGCTTGGACTGCGTGACTGGGAGCACAATGACTGGCGTGGCGAAGAATTTTTCGAGTTCCCTGAACCCTGGGATTATGAACTGACCATAGAGCAGAGTTATGCCATCGAGGACACTCCACTGGACCAGATGTTCAGCATCACCCCCCCATCCGGGGTAAAGGATGATGAAATATGGCTTCAGGTCAAGGTAGATGGAGAGCCCCTGCAGACCAGCCTGGGAGGTGGCTGGGTCCGGGGTGATCAGCTGGATCAGGAGGTTTTTCCTGTGGCTGATGCTGGCAAGGAGATCAGTGTCGTCCCCTATTATAAAGGTGAGATGCATGAGGATGATGAAGTATCCTGGGAGGTGAGGGATGAATCCCCCGGCTCCATCTCCGGCGAGATAGTCCTGGACAACGAAGGTGTGGACCGGGACGTGGAAGTGACTGTAGAAGCCAATGGCGAAGCCGTGACCCTGGAGATCCTGGAGGGTGAGACCGGCGCTGAATATATTATAGAGGGTCTGGAGGCTGGAAATTACGAAGTATCTGCCGAGGTGACTGGTGATGCCGTAGGCGCATATGAAATTGATAATGGGGTCCTCGAGGATATCACTGTAGAGGCAGGTGAAGTTAACGACGGTAATGATTTTAACCTGGTATCACTGCCGGGTTCCATAGCCGGCACGGTAAGTATCTTTGATGTAGAGGGCGAGGCAGATCCTGAAGCTGCCATCGAGATTACTGTGTCAGCCGAGAACGGCGAGACCTATGAGTACATCATAGAAACCGCAGACGATGACGGCCAGAGTGAATATGCTTACCTTTTGGAGGGTGTATATGCGGGTACCTACACAGTCACCGCTTCTGTTGATGGCTATGAGCTGGCCGAGGAACAGCAGGTGCAGGTAGGTGCTGGAGAAGAAGTTGAGGATATTGACCTGACTGTCACGGCCATAGATGATCCAGAATACACAGTAACTTTCATTGAAGATGAGGAGGTCGAGGACTGGACCGTCACAGTTTACTCGGACGAAGAAAGAACTGAAGAGGTTGGAAGCGCGGACGCTGGAGATGAAGAGCCTTTTTACCAGGCCGCAAAAGACCTTAAAGACGGTGAATACTGGTTTACAGTAGAATTGGATGGATACCAGGACTATGAAGGTGACTTTGAAGTAGATGGCCAGGAAAAGACGGTTGATTTTGAGCTGGACGCACTTGCATCTGATCTTTGGGCCTGGATGTGGGAAGCTGAGTATGATCCCGAAGAGGAAGATTACCTGGTAACATTCGATATCGATAATGATGGTGCGGTTGATACAGAAAATTTAGAGATCACCATATCACTTGATGATGAAGAGATTTACTTTGACGATGAAACAGTAATTTCCGCAGGGGAAACATACGAAGGTGAATTCTGGCTTGGTGAATATTATGACCTTGAGAACTTGGTGCCTGGTCAGGAATATACTCTTACTCTTGAAGTTCAGGACGACTATGATTCTGATGAAGATTCCGAGACTTTCACAGCATTTGCTGAGCCTGCCTACTTTGCAGTGGTCTCGGTAGATGCCGATCCCATTGACCAGGGTGAAGAAGCCAGTGTCAGTGTAGACATAGAAAACACCGGAGGCGAGGAAGGCACCCAGGATATCGTGCTGACCATTGTTGTACCCGAGGCTGACGACATTGTGGTCACCGAGGAAGACTTCACAATTGGAGCCGGTGAGACCGAGACAGTAGAGTTCACAGATATCGATACCACTGGTCTGGATGCCGGAGATTACGACATCCAGGTGGCAACCGATGATGAGACCGAGACCTTTGACAATGCTCTGACAGTAGAAGCGGTTGTCGAAAATCTCACAGTGGATACTACCTCTCCCGAGGATGGCGACACAGATGTAGAGGTAGACACAGATATAACAGTTACTTTTGATCAAAACATTCAGTTGCTCGATACTGGTTGGGAACATATCACCCTGTCCGGTACGGCTCTCTCAGAAGACGAGGTGTCAGTAGAAGACAATGTATTGACCATCACCCCTGACGAGGCTCTGGCTTACGATACTGAGATGACAGTAGAAGTAGGCGAAGATGCTGTAGGCTGGGAAGGTGATGAAGATGTGAAGCTGGAAGAGGCTTATGACTTCAGCTTTACCACTGAGCAAGAGCCTGTAACCTACACAGTTACCTTTAGCGAGGTTGAGGAAGTCGATGATTGGACCGTCACAGTTTACGCGGACGAAGAAAGAACTGAAGAGGTTGGAAGCGCAGAAGCTGGAGATGAAGAGCCCTTTTACCAGGCCGCAAAAGACCTTAAAGACGGTGAATACTGGTTTACAGTAGAATTGGATGGATACCAGGACTATGAAGGTGATTTTGAAGTAGATGGCCAGGAAAAGACGGTTGATTTTGAGCTGGATGAACTTACATCTGATCTTTGGGCCTGGATGTGGGAAGCTGAGTACGATCCCCAGGAGGAAGATTACCTGGTAACATTCGATATCGATAATGATGGTGCGGTTGATACAGAAAATTTAGAGATCACCATATCACTTGATGATGAAGAGATTTACTCTGACGATGAAACAGTAATTTCCGCAGGGGAAACATACGAAGGTGAATTCTGGCTTGGTGAATATTATGACCTTGAGAACTTGGTGCCTGGTCAGGAATATACTCTTACTCTTGAAGTTGAGGACGACTATGATTCTGATGAAGATTCCGAGACTTTCACAGCGTTTGCTGATCCTGCCTACTTTGCAGTGGTCTCGGTAGATGCCGATCCCATTGACCAGGGTGAAGAAGCCAGTGTCAGTGTAGACATAGAAAACACCGGAGGCGAGGAAGGCACCCAGGATATCGTGCTGACCATTGTAGTACCCGATGCTGAAGACATTGTGGTCACCGAGGAAGACTTCACAATTGGAGCCGGTGATACAGGCACGGTGGAGTTCACAGATATCGATACCACTGGTCTGGATGTCGGAGATTACGATATCCAGGTGGAAACCGATGATGAGACAGAGACCTTCACAGATGCTCTGACAGTGGTAGATGTTGAGGAGCCATATTTTCAAATAGAGACCCTTGAGCTTGAAGAATTCTGGGATTTTCAAACCGGTACTGCTAATGTGCAGGTTGTAAATCAGGGTCAAGAAGGGGTCCGGGATATTTCCCTGACTGTTGATGGTGATGTTATTGAGGTCTGGGAAGATGTAGAGCTCAGCAAAGGTGAGCGCTGGAATCAGGAGGTTGATATAGATCCTGATGAGCTGGATTTAGATACTGGCTGGTATAATCTTGAGTTGGATACCGAAGACGACCAGGAAAGTTTGTATTTTCAAATTAAGGAGTCTCCGGAATACATAACTGTATTTGAGACCACTCCTGAAAAGGGAGATAAAAATGTTTCAATAGACACTGATATAGAGGTTATCTTTGATCAGGACATCCAGCTTCTGGATGCAGGTGAGATTGAGATCACAGCGGATGAGGAAAGCTTTGATTTTACTGCCTCTGTGACCGATGATGTTCTCACCATTACTCCGGATGAAGATTTTGCCTACGATACCGAGATTACGGTGGTAATTAATACCGATGCAGTAGCCTGGGATCTGAATCCAGGCGTAACACTCGAAGAGGACTTTAGCTTCATTTTTACTACTGAGGAAGGCCCAGTTGTTGACGATATAACTGTGGATGGCCCGGATAGCCTGACTATTCCTTCCGAGGGCGTGACAATGGGCGAGTATAGTGCCGTTGTCTTTGATCAGTTCGGCGATGAAATGCCGGATGAGGAAGTGATCTGGAGCCTGGAAGATCTGGGTGATCTGGAAGGAATCTCCATAGACGAGAATACAGGCGAAGTGACTGTAAGTACAGAGGCTTACGAGGCATTCGAGGAAGGCGATTCCTTCACAGTGGTAGCCACTTCCGAGACTGACGAAGAGATCTACGAGACTATGGAAGTTGATCTGGAGCTGGAGGATTTGGTTGTTACTACCGTGAATGTGGATGGCCCAGGGACTATCCTGATTCCTGAAGAGGGTGAGACCGAGGTTGTCACTTATGAAGCGGAAGTCCTGGATCAGTACGGCGCTCAAATGGAAGAAGAGGTGACCTGGAGCCTGGATCAGGAGGTGGACGGTGTAACCATTGATGACGGCGTAATAACCGTTACCCATGATGCTGATCCCGATGAAGAATTCACCGTAATCGCCACTTCAGTGAGTGATGAGGACGTTACCGGTGAGTTTGAAGTAAGTTTGACCGATGAAGCCCCCGCAGTAGACAGCATTGTCGTGGAAGGCGACGAGACGGTCGTGGTTCCCTCAGACGGCGAGAACAGTTACACCTACACCGCTACTGTATTTGATCAATTCGGCGATGAAATGCCTGGTGAGGATGTAAGCTGGATTCTGGAAGATCTGGGTGATCTGGAAGGAATCTCCATAAATGATATAGGCTTAGTAACTGTAAGTGCAGATGCTTACGAAGCATTCGAGGAAGGCGATTCCTTCACCGTTGTCGCCACTTCAGAGACCGATTCTACTGTCACTGAAACCATGGCGGTTGATCTTGAGCTTGAAGAACTGAGAGTAGACCAGGTAGAAATAGTTGAAGGTCCTGACAGCATGGAGATCCCCCCCTCGGATGAAGAGCCGAACACTGCCACCTACACCGCTACTGTATTTGATCAGTACGGCGCAGAGATGGATGAGGACGTTATCTGGAGCCTTGAAGAAGAGATAACCGGCATCACCATAGATGACGGCGTAGTGACTGTAAGTACAGACGCTTACGATGAGTTCGAGGAAGGCGATACCTTCACAGTGGTGGCCACTTCAGAGACCGATTCTACTGTCACTGAAACCATGGCGGTTGATCTTGAGCTTGAAGAACTGAGAGTAGACCAGGTAGAAATAGTTGAAGGTCCTGACAGCATGGAGATCCCCCCCTCGGATGAAGAGCCGAACACTGCCACCTACACCGCTACTGTATTTGATCAGTACGGCGCAGAGATGGATGAGGACGTTATCTGGAGCCTTGAAGAAGAGATAACCGGCATCACCATAGATGACGGCGTAGTGACTGTAAGTACAGACGCTTACGATGAGTTCGAGGAAGGCGATACCTTCACAGTGGTGGCCACTTCAGAGACCGATTCTACTGTCACTGAAACCATGGCGGTTGATCTTGAGCTTGAAGAACTGAGAGTAGACCAGGTAGAAATAGTTGAAGGTCCTGACAGCATGGAGATCCCCCCCTCGGATGAAGAGCCGAACACTGCCACCTACACCGCTACTGTATTTGATCAGTACGGCGCAGAGATGGATGAGGACGTTATCTGGAGCCTTGAAGAAGAGATAACCGGCATCACCATAGATGACGGCGTAGTGACTGTAAGTACAGACGCTTACGATGAGTTCGAGGAAGGCGATACCTTCACAGTGGTGGCCACTTCAGAGACCGATTCTACTGTCACTGAAACCATGGCGGTTGATCTTGAGCTTGAAGAACTGAGAGTAGACCAGGTAGAAATAGTTGAAGGTCCTGACAGCATGGAGATCCCCTCGGACGATGAGCCGAACACTGGAGAATTCACAGTAAGTGTCTTGGATCAGTATGGCACTGAGATGGAAGACGTAGAAGTTACCTGGAATATTCTGGAAGATATAGACGGTGTTTCCATAGAAGATGGAACCGTGACGGTAACTGCAGCAGCCTACGAGGAAGCTGATTCCTTCACAGTGGAAGTATCTGCAAATGGAGAGACTGACACTCAGGTAGTGGATCTTGAGCTTGAAGAACTGAGAGTGGACGACTTCTCACTTTTCGTTGAGGATATTAATGCCGGTGAGGAGCCTGTGCTGGAGTTTACTGATGCAGTGGATCAGTATGGAGCAGACCTGGAAGGTGACTACACAGCCGATATTACCATAAACGGAGATGAGTATATTGATGTAACATTGTCCTTTAGCGAAGGTGCTGCAACATTCGAAGATGCTACTTCGATAGAAGAGGCTAACGATTACACAGCAACAGCAACTATCGGTGACATAACTAACGACTACACCTTTACTGTCGAACAGCTAGCCACGCTGGATATTACAGATATCACTATTGACCCAGAAGAACCCACTGAAGGAGATGAAATAACTGTCTCTGGCAATGTATTTGTAGATATTGCTGATGCTCAGAATGTAACTGTTAGTTTGACCATTACTGACGATGAGAGTGAGGTGGTTTTCTCCGCTGAAAAGGCTTGGGAAGAAATAACCATGGGTGAGTCAGAGGAATTCGAATTCACTTGGGATGAGGACGTTGAGGTTGGTGACTACGAAATCTTGATAGAAGCAAATGCTGATAACGCAGTTGAGGTGACTGAAACTGAAAGTGTGACAGTTTCGGAGGTACCGGACTTCAACGTTATCGAAGCAGATGATGAACCAGCTAGTGTTAGCCAGACACTTATTGGTACTGACGATCAGATAGATGTGTTTGTCTTTAATTTCGAATCAGACGGCAATAACGCTTTTGCTAAATTTGCTGAGTCTATTATACAAAATTATAATTACGATGATGGTGACATCATACTTCTCGTTGATCAAATGGACAGTCTTGATGAAGTAAGCCATGTTTCTACTGATTCTGTCAGGAACGTTGATGAAGGTGCCATAATTAACTTTTTTGAAGATCCAGGAGATCCTGACCAATCAATTTTGATTGAAGACGCTGAAGTAGATACTCCATTTGGAGCTACACTACAAAATGTAGTAGATGTTCGATTTGAAGTCGAAAAGAATGAAGTTATTGAAGAGATGGGTTTAAATACATATATAGAAGAGTTGATTGCTGCATAA